A window from Planococcus maritimus encodes these proteins:
- a CDS encoding phytoene/squalene synthase family protein, with the protein MELKQAYSYCERIIADNSKSFYKAFSLLPKEKRKAVWAVYAFCRKVDDIVDEGSHPEPELRAFRKEFDEFLAGSIKWDDPMWLALEDVFESYDMDASAFYGLIKGQEMDLTINRYRTLDELLDYSYHVASTVGLMLLPILAPGRTALLKDGAISLGYAMQITNILRDIGEDLSRGRIYLPQEIMRKYGLAEEALGSGTVSESFIQVWEELASIAESHYERAFETINDYPLSSRVPVKGAALVYREILSTIRSKEYTVFHEKHYVTDDSKQSILQCL; encoded by the coding sequence ATGGAATTGAAGCAAGCCTATAGCTATTGCGAACGCATTATCGCCGACAATTCAAAGAGCTTTTACAAAGCATTTTCCCTGTTGCCTAAAGAGAAACGCAAAGCCGTATGGGCGGTCTACGCCTTCTGCCGAAAAGTCGACGATATCGTTGACGAGGGCAGCCATCCAGAGCCTGAATTGAGGGCATTCCGTAAAGAGTTCGATGAATTTCTTGCAGGTTCCATTAAATGGGACGACCCGATGTGGCTGGCGCTTGAAGATGTCTTCGAAAGCTACGATATGGACGCCAGTGCGTTTTATGGATTGATCAAAGGACAGGAAATGGATTTGACGATCAATCGTTACCGGACGCTTGATGAGTTACTGGATTACAGCTATCATGTGGCAAGTACGGTCGGCTTGATGCTGTTGCCGATCCTCGCTCCGGGGCGTACAGCGCTATTAAAAGACGGTGCAATTTCACTGGGCTATGCGATGCAAATCACTAATATTCTGCGGGATATCGGGGAAGATTTGTCGAGGGGCCGCATTTATTTGCCACAGGAGATCATGCGGAAGTATGGCTTGGCGGAGGAAGCACTTGGCAGCGGCACGGTTTCTGAATCATTCATTCAAGTATGGGAAGAACTGGCGAGCATCGCCGAATCCCATTACGAGCGCGCATTCGAAACGATCAACGATTATCCTTTATCGTCTCGCGTACCGGTTAAAGGGGCTGCACTCGTTTACCGGGAAATCCTATCGACGATCCGCTCAAAAGAATATACGGTATTTCATGAAAAGCATTACGTCACGGACGATTCCAAACAGTCCATCTTGCAATGCTTATAA
- a CDS encoding glycosyltransferase — protein MITALIVVHIAFFFWIAVNRLFLPALPKQPAVKANPLVSILVPMRNEERNVPTIIRSLKETDWERAEFIILNDQSTDGTQAALDREIAGDKRFTVLQGVELPTGWVGKVHACHQLQKHASGDYLFFVDADVRFRKQAVRQTLGLMQKHRAALLSGFPAFEVPVFLSKLLVPMLHFVILFHLPLALANYAKFPAATAANGMWMAFERKAYEAIGGHEAVRTSLVEDVHIARTLKQGGHKVLLANITASVKCRMYETPAEVWEGFLKNSYTGIGRSPLIAVFLTVFYSIFYIFPLFLAAAGAIMGNWIWIVPYALTVLQRWYVDMVTNQRWYLAFLIPLQAAAMLAVMLTAMKKSLKKESYTWKGRHYS, from the coding sequence ATGATTACAGCTTTGATTGTCGTTCACATCGCCTTTTTCTTTTGGATCGCGGTCAACCGGCTGTTCCTCCCAGCATTGCCAAAACAGCCGGCAGTAAAAGCCAATCCTTTAGTATCCATTCTCGTCCCGATGCGCAATGAAGAGCGCAATGTGCCAACAATCATACGGTCGTTAAAAGAGACCGATTGGGAACGGGCAGAGTTCATCATCTTGAATGACCAGTCAACGGATGGCACCCAAGCGGCACTCGACCGGGAAATTGCCGGTGATAAGCGATTTACCGTCTTACAAGGTGTCGAACTGCCAACTGGATGGGTTGGCAAGGTCCACGCCTGCCATCAATTGCAAAAGCATGCATCCGGCGATTACTTGTTTTTTGTCGATGCTGACGTGCGCTTCCGCAAGCAAGCGGTACGGCAGACCCTTGGCTTGATGCAAAAACACCGTGCTGCCCTGCTATCAGGATTTCCCGCTTTTGAAGTGCCCGTGTTCTTAAGTAAATTGCTCGTACCGATGTTGCATTTCGTCATTTTATTCCACTTGCCATTAGCGCTCGCGAATTACGCGAAATTCCCAGCGGCCACTGCAGCGAACGGCATGTGGATGGCGTTTGAGCGCAAGGCATATGAGGCGATCGGCGGCCACGAAGCCGTGCGAACATCGCTTGTGGAAGATGTCCACATTGCGCGGACTTTGAAGCAAGGCGGCCATAAAGTGTTGCTCGCCAACATCACCGCTTCGGTCAAATGCCGCATGTACGAGACGCCTGCCGAAGTATGGGAAGGCTTTTTGAAAAACAGCTATACCGGCATCGGCCGTTCGCCACTGATTGCCGTTTTCTTAACTGTGTTTTACAGCATCTTTTACATATTCCCGCTATTTCTCGCAGCAGCCGGTGCCATTATGGGCAATTGGATTTGGATCGTGCCGTATGCCCTGACTGTTTTGCAACGCTGGTATGTTGACATGGTCACCAATCAACGCTGGTATTTGGCGTTTCTCATTCCCTTACAAGCTGCAGCGATGCTCGCGGTTATGCTAACTGCCATGAAAAAATCGCTGAAAAAAGAGTCCTATACATGGAAAGGCAGGCATTATTCATGA
- a CDS encoding phytoene desaturase family protein: MKIAMIGGGIGGLMGALYLTKLGYEVTIYEKEHKLGGRMAFVERDGFRIDEGPTIVLLPEMFRDLFAQAGIDPESIELLLCDPLYTIRFTDGKVYTKYPGRERQLQEVEEQFPDDKEGFIRFMDEGQKRFDIGKPAFLEHDFVRKADFWTFRNIRNLMKLKPQQSVHRLMENYFRDERLQLAYSLQALYIGGDPYRAPAMYSLVPFSEHEHGVYYVKGGYASIIPVMEDELRSRGTDIRLETPVQRIVKENGRATAVETAQGTEQYDAIVYNGDFPGMNQLAPMKKQKEYTPSSGCVLLYFGLDKVYKDVNVHQFFIGDDYKEHMEDVFVRGQKTENPAFYTFHPSVIDDSLAPEGKSVLYVLVPVPSGTEIDWKQDEEWIGRILDRMETLSFPNLRKSIEWMDVRTPKEAEAFGLFKGGSFGIGPTLRQSGVFRPQVKPDDTDNLYAVGASVHPGGGIPIVMQGAKLLADRIHGDLKERGGS, translated from the coding sequence ATGAAAATAGCGATGATCGGAGGCGGCATCGGCGGTTTGATGGGCGCGCTCTATTTAACAAAGCTCGGCTACGAGGTCACGATTTATGAAAAAGAACATAAGCTTGGCGGCAGGATGGCCTTTGTGGAACGGGACGGCTTCCGAATCGATGAAGGCCCGACGATTGTATTATTGCCTGAAATGTTCCGTGATTTATTTGCGCAGGCAGGAATCGACCCTGAAAGCATCGAATTGTTATTATGCGACCCACTTTACACAATTCGTTTTACAGACGGCAAAGTGTACACGAAATATCCTGGGCGTGAGCGTCAATTACAAGAAGTTGAAGAACAGTTCCCGGACGATAAAGAAGGGTTTATCCGTTTTATGGACGAAGGGCAAAAGCGGTTCGATATCGGCAAGCCAGCTTTTCTGGAACACGATTTTGTCCGGAAAGCGGATTTTTGGACCTTCCGCAATATCCGCAATTTGATGAAGTTGAAACCCCAGCAATCTGTCCATCGCTTGATGGAAAATTATTTCAGGGACGAACGGCTGCAGCTGGCCTATTCTCTTCAGGCCTTGTATATCGGTGGAGATCCTTACCGCGCACCCGCAATGTATTCACTCGTGCCATTCAGCGAGCATGAGCACGGTGTCTATTATGTGAAAGGTGGCTATGCAAGCATCATTCCAGTCATGGAAGATGAATTGCGAAGCCGCGGTACCGATATCCGGCTTGAAACGCCAGTCCAACGTATCGTAAAAGAAAATGGCCGTGCGACAGCGGTCGAAACGGCACAAGGTACAGAACAATACGATGCCATTGTCTACAACGGCGATTTCCCTGGAATGAATCAATTGGCGCCGATGAAGAAACAGAAAGAATACACGCCTTCATCGGGTTGTGTGCTTTTGTACTTTGGGTTGGACAAGGTGTACAAAGACGTCAATGTTCACCAATTCTTTATCGGTGATGATTATAAAGAACATATGGAAGATGTGTTTGTCAGAGGGCAAAAAACCGAAAACCCCGCATTCTACACATTCCATCCTTCTGTTATTGACGATTCTCTGGCTCCTGAAGGCAAATCGGTGTTGTACGTACTAGTGCCGGTCCCTTCAGGTACAGAAATTGACTGGAAGCAAGACGAAGAATGGATCGGGCGTATTTTGGACCGCATGGAGACATTGTCGTTTCCGAATCTCCGGAAATCGATTGAATGGATGGATGTGCGTACGCCAAAAGAGGCAGAAGCATTCGGCTTGTTCAAGGGCGGCAGCTTTGGAATTGGCCCGACCTTGCGGCAATCCGGCGTCTTTCGTCCTCAGGTCAAACCGGATGACACCGATAATTTGTATGCAGTGGGAGCTTCTGTCCACCCGGGCGGCGGCATACCAATCGTTATGCAAGGAGCGAAATTGTTGGCCGACAGAATCCACGGCGATTTGAAAGAAAGGGGCGGTTCATGA
- a CDS encoding 3D domain-containing protein: MKKLLAALGMALLLLIGTSVTTSAASNVYTVKSGDTLYKISQQTKVSVNNLKSWNGLKSNLIFPKQQLKLKKTTAQTISKPSTPSSSKDQVVKEFTVSSTAYTAYCKGCSGITRTGINLKKNPGAKVIAVDPKVIPLGTKVWVEGYGYAVAGDTGGAIKGNKIDVFIPTQSQALKWGRKNVKIKILK; the protein is encoded by the coding sequence TTGAAAAAATTATTGGCGGCTTTAGGAATGGCATTGCTCTTATTGATTGGAACTTCAGTTACAACTTCGGCAGCATCAAATGTATATACAGTGAAAAGCGGCGATACGCTTTATAAAATTTCCCAACAAACGAAAGTTTCCGTCAACAACTTAAAGTCATGGAATGGTTTGAAATCGAACTTGATTTTCCCAAAACAACAATTAAAGTTGAAAAAAACAACAGCTCAAACCATCTCTAAGCCGTCCACTCCATCTTCAAGCAAGGATCAAGTAGTGAAGGAATTCACGGTTTCGTCCACAGCGTATACAGCTTATTGCAAAGGGTGCTCAGGTATTACAAGAACCGGTATTAACCTAAAGAAGAACCCAGGAGCTAAAGTCATCGCAGTCGACCCGAAAGTCATCCCGCTCGGTACGAAAGTATGGGTGGAAGGATACGGCTACGCCGTCGCTGGCGATACGGGCGGCGCAATCAAAGGCAATAAAATCGACGTCTTCATCCCAACTCAAAGCCAAGCGCTTAAATGGGGACGCAAAAACGTGAAAATCAAAATCCTAAAATAA
- a CDS encoding MurR/RpiR family transcriptional regulator, with protein sequence MQDLMRNVSASYKEFSSGQKKIADLFFREPIFIAFSSALEVGKRVEVSESTVIRWTQKLGYKGYTEFQHTLQRKLAEERLNTARQEQPAAADQSFLENLLDADITSILKLKETINEENLLQAVDCISKSDKRYVTGNFFDFGLAEWFGGWLGSALGNTTMMQPGTAAYYGQIGELGPQDTVIAFAFPRYTRTLMDTLKQAKRKGAIVIVLTDREDSPAAKHADLVLAVSVNANLNIDSYTAVHALLTSVMRFLYVKEHAKVKEKLAQLEAAYTDQDIFI encoded by the coding sequence ATGCAGGATTTAATGCGAAATGTATCAGCTTCGTATAAAGAATTTAGTTCCGGGCAAAAAAAAATAGCCGATCTCTTTTTCCGCGAGCCGATATTTATCGCTTTTTCATCTGCCTTAGAAGTAGGCAAGCGTGTGGAGGTTAGCGAATCGACCGTCATTCGGTGGACGCAGAAGCTCGGTTATAAAGGGTATACAGAGTTTCAGCATACGCTTCAGCGTAAATTGGCAGAAGAGCGTCTGAATACTGCGCGGCAAGAGCAACCTGCTGCTGCGGATCAGTCGTTTCTTGAAAACCTGCTGGATGCGGACATCACCAGCATCCTGAAGCTTAAAGAAACGATTAACGAAGAAAATCTGCTGCAAGCGGTCGATTGCATCAGCAAGTCTGACAAGCGCTATGTCACGGGCAATTTCTTCGATTTCGGCTTAGCCGAATGGTTTGGGGGATGGCTCGGCAGTGCACTGGGGAATACAACGATGATGCAGCCTGGAACTGCAGCTTATTATGGGCAGATCGGGGAACTCGGTCCGCAAGACACGGTGATCGCTTTCGCATTCCCGCGCTACACGAGGACCTTGATGGATACATTGAAGCAAGCGAAACGCAAAGGAGCGATAGTCATCGTCTTGACCGACAGAGAAGATTCGCCGGCCGCTAAACACGCCGATCTCGTACTGGCTGTATCGGTCAACGCGAATTTGAATATCGATTCCTATACGGCGGTCCATGCATTATTGACTTCGGTCATGCGTTTTTTGTACGTCAAAGAACATGCCAAGGTGAAGGAAAAGCTCGCACAGCTCGAAGCGGCTTACACCGACCAGGACATCTTCATATAA
- a CDS encoding transporter substrate-binding domain-containing protein has protein sequence MNKKFTTAGVILTAGMLLAACGSDDSTTGSEGSSEGAAGSDLNLMEEGKFTTASSGLYKPFNYEEGGNLTGFDIEIGNAIAEEMGLEPNPVTTPWETIIQGLTTDRFDAILGSMAITEERQEQVSFSDPYYYSGGVIFVREGNTEIQSEADLEGATIGVVGQSTYDTAAQKYTDDIQYYNSDVVALQDLTVEGRLDAVITADVVGFEAQNAGLEIEMVGDPLWIEQAAVAVRPEDEALLEAINEALATIIENGTYTEISEKWFGRDLLDVDLEGVEILN, from the coding sequence ATGAATAAAAAATTTACAACAGCAGGCGTAATTTTAACAGCAGGCATGCTTTTGGCAGCCTGTGGATCGGATGACTCCACCACCGGCTCGGAAGGATCAAGCGAAGGGGCAGCAGGAAGTGATTTGAATCTTATGGAAGAAGGCAAATTCACAACTGCATCAAGCGGTTTGTACAAGCCGTTCAACTACGAAGAAGGCGGCAATTTAACTGGCTTCGATATTGAGATCGGCAATGCCATCGCAGAAGAAATGGGACTCGAACCAAATCCGGTCACAACACCATGGGAAACGATCATCCAAGGATTGACGACTGATCGCTTTGACGCGATTTTGGGATCGATGGCTATTACCGAAGAGCGTCAAGAACAAGTTTCTTTCTCAGATCCTTACTACTACTCTGGCGGCGTGATTTTCGTTCGTGAAGGCAATACCGAAATCCAGTCGGAAGCAGACCTAGAAGGCGCGACCATTGGCGTAGTCGGACAAAGTACGTATGATACAGCGGCACAAAAATACACAGATGACATCCAATACTACAATAGTGATGTTGTCGCTCTACAAGATTTGACGGTTGAAGGCCGTTTGGATGCCGTCATTACAGCAGATGTTGTCGGCTTTGAAGCACAGAATGCTGGACTTGAAATCGAAATGGTCGGGGATCCACTATGGATCGAGCAAGCTGCTGTAGCAGTGCGCCCAGAAGATGAGGCGCTGCTTGAAGCGATCAACGAAGCTTTGGCAACTATCATTGAAAATGGAACCTATACAGAGATTTCGGAAAAATGGTTTGGACGCGATCTCCTTGATGTCGATCTTGAAGGCGTCGAAATTCTCAACTAA
- a CDS encoding phytoene desaturase family protein encodes MKRPHIAIVGGGLGGLAAAITLANAGMRVSLFEKNSHFGGKLMPVELGSYRFDFGPNTITMPHIFRQVIEQTGRDPEQYFQLEKLAVHTRNHFADGSHIDFSADRQEMIRQLETLDPFAAEKYDAFLAEVARLYHSSEKHFFPLSFQSLRDYLSPSLGAAMLKVRPLESMDHFFSRYFKHAGLRQAVGRYATYIGSSPYKAPATFAMIAHLELAQGVFYAKGGNTSIARGFAEVAAECGVELHPETAVTRILTERGKATGVELTDGEQISADAVILNGDLLSAFPNLVDEAERPSFRNAKRDRFEPSISAFVITAGLDIRLPELKHHNVFFSADYPREFRELFTDKQYSGEPTIYISNSSHSDPSVSPLGDNLFILVNAPALTAQGALQIDPEQYKERIYDVLEHHGINIRAHLKEERIFTPEFIRDKFGSHRGALYGPSSNHPKDAFLRPSNASRDIQNLFFVGGSVHPGGGSPMVTLSGLNVAERLIKRYPPK; translated from the coding sequence ATGAAACGACCACATATCGCTATTGTTGGCGGCGGGCTTGGGGGGTTGGCGGCAGCCATCACACTGGCAAACGCCGGGATGCGTGTTAGCCTATTCGAAAAGAACAGCCATTTCGGCGGCAAGTTAATGCCAGTGGAACTGGGCAGTTATCGATTCGACTTCGGACCGAACACGATCACTATGCCCCATATCTTCCGACAAGTCATCGAACAAACCGGACGCGACCCTGAACAGTATTTCCAGCTCGAAAAGCTCGCCGTCCATACGCGCAACCATTTCGCTGATGGCAGCCACATCGACTTTAGCGCAGACCGACAAGAGATGATTCGCCAACTCGAAACGCTGGATCCTTTCGCAGCAGAGAAATATGATGCATTCTTAGCTGAAGTGGCTCGTCTGTACCATTCGTCCGAAAAACATTTCTTCCCATTGAGTTTTCAGTCCTTGCGTGATTATTTATCCCCTTCACTAGGTGCCGCCATGCTGAAAGTACGCCCGCTTGAATCGATGGATCATTTCTTCAGCCGCTATTTCAAACATGCCGGCTTGCGCCAAGCGGTCGGACGCTATGCTACTTATATCGGCTCTTCTCCTTATAAAGCGCCGGCAACATTTGCGATGATCGCCCACCTCGAGCTTGCGCAAGGCGTCTTTTACGCAAAAGGTGGAAACACCAGCATTGCCCGGGGATTTGCCGAGGTCGCAGCGGAATGCGGCGTCGAACTGCATCCGGAAACAGCCGTCACCCGCATACTGACCGAGCGCGGGAAAGCGACAGGCGTCGAGCTTACGGACGGCGAACAAATTTCCGCAGATGCGGTTATCTTGAACGGCGACTTATTGTCTGCTTTCCCTAATTTGGTCGACGAAGCAGAACGTCCTTCATTCCGCAACGCGAAACGCGATCGATTCGAGCCATCAATTTCTGCTTTCGTCATTACGGCGGGTCTCGATATCCGCTTGCCGGAATTAAAACATCATAATGTCTTTTTTTCAGCCGACTATCCGCGTGAATTTCGCGAGCTGTTTACCGATAAGCAATACAGCGGCGAGCCAACCATCTACATCAGCAACTCGTCGCATTCCGACCCGTCTGTTTCGCCGCTTGGGGATAATTTGTTCATTCTCGTGAACGCCCCCGCTCTCACTGCACAAGGCGCTTTGCAAATTGATCCTGAACAGTATAAAGAACGAATTTATGATGTATTGGAACATCACGGGATTAATATACGTGCCCATTTAAAAGAAGAACGCATCTTCACCCCTGAATTTATCCGGGACAAATTCGGCTCTCACCGGGGCGCTTTATACGGGCCGTCTTCTAACCACCCTAAGGACGCTTTCTTGCGTCCGTCAAATGCCAGCCGCGATATCCAGAATTTGTTCTTTGTCGGTGGCAGCGTCCACCCAGGCGGCGGCTCCCCGATGGTCACATTGAGCGGTTTGAATGTGGCAGAGCGCCTGATCAAACGCTATCCGCCAAAATAA
- a CDS encoding phytoene desaturase family protein, with product MAKRMIIIGAGPGGLAAGMLLASKGYQVDIYEKNDRIGGRNAALTLGDFTFDTGPTFLSMLHLVEELFETTGRNVHDYMEAVELDPMYELRFEDQNLVMTRNPEEMRKQIDENFKGDGDGYVRFMNDTGKKLEAMSPLLQTKMDRMTDLMQPKVIKALPELEVGKTLYDVLSRYFKDERLKMAFAFQSKYLGMSPWECPGAFTILSYMEHAYGIYHPIGGVNQLSAAMAKAVKEMGGRIHLNKGVQKLWIEDRTVKGVDLYDGSREAADEVVINGDFAHVMTHLVEPGILKKYTPQKLDKKKYSCSTFMLYLGLDKKYDLSHHTIVFSKDYKRNVEEMTKSRILSADPSIYVQNASVTDPTLAPEGKSALYILAPVPNNFSDIGWENEQEAFRELVLDIIEEKTDFKDLRDHIEVEKMLTPFGWESDYSVYRGATFNLGHQLSQMMVFRPHNKFEELDNCWLVGGGTHPGSGLPTILESARITANGILKEDGKSGIPIGPLPKVEGYV from the coding sequence ATGGCAAAACGAATGATCATTATAGGAGCGGGCCCAGGCGGCTTGGCAGCAGGAATGCTTTTAGCCAGCAAAGGGTACCAAGTCGACATTTATGAAAAAAATGACCGCATCGGCGGACGCAATGCTGCATTAACCTTAGGCGATTTCACATTTGATACAGGCCCAACGTTTTTGAGCATGCTTCATCTAGTAGAGGAATTGTTTGAAACGACTGGACGCAATGTCCATGATTATATGGAAGCGGTCGAACTGGACCCGATGTACGAATTGCGCTTTGAAGACCAGAACTTGGTGATGACGCGCAACCCGGAAGAAATGCGCAAACAAATTGATGAAAACTTCAAAGGCGATGGGGACGGTTATGTGCGTTTTATGAACGACACAGGCAAGAAGCTCGAAGCGATGTCTCCATTGCTGCAAACGAAAATGGACCGCATGACGGACCTGATGCAGCCGAAAGTGATTAAAGCACTTCCGGAACTTGAAGTAGGCAAGACTCTTTACGATGTGCTATCCCGTTACTTTAAAGACGAACGTTTGAAAATGGCATTTGCATTCCAGTCCAAATACTTAGGGATGTCGCCTTGGGAATGCCCAGGGGCTTTCACAATCCTGTCTTATATGGAACATGCATACGGCATCTATCATCCAATTGGCGGCGTCAACCAATTGTCTGCAGCAATGGCCAAGGCGGTCAAGGAAATGGGTGGCCGCATCCATCTCAATAAAGGCGTACAGAAACTGTGGATTGAGGACCGGACAGTAAAAGGGGTCGATCTATACGATGGCAGCCGCGAAGCAGCGGATGAAGTGGTAATCAATGGCGATTTTGCCCATGTCATGACTCATCTAGTAGAGCCTGGTATTTTGAAAAAATACACTCCTCAAAAGCTCGATAAGAAAAAATATTCCTGTTCGACATTCATGCTTTATTTAGGGCTCGACAAGAAATACGATTTATCGCATCACACCATCGTTTTCTCCAAAGACTATAAGCGGAACGTCGAAGAAATGACCAAGTCGCGCATCTTGTCGGCAGATCCTTCGATTTACGTCCAAAACGCCAGCGTGACGGATCCGACCTTGGCACCAGAAGGCAAGTCGGCACTTTATATACTGGCGCCAGTGCCGAATAATTTCAGCGATATCGGCTGGGAAAACGAGCAGGAAGCATTCCGTGAACTGGTACTGGACATTATCGAAGAAAAAACCGATTTCAAAGATTTGCGCGACCATATCGAAGTAGAGAAGATGCTGACACCATTCGGTTGGGAATCGGATTACTCCGTGTACCGCGGCGCTACGTTCAATCTGGGACATCAATTATCGCAAATGATGGTTTTCCGTCCGCACAATAAATTCGAAGAGCTCGACAATTGCTGGCTGGTTGGCGGCGGTACGCATCCTGGCAGCGGTTTGCCAACCATCTTAGAATCAGCCCGCATTACAGCGAACGGCATTTTGAAAGAAGACGGCAAATCCGGAATTCCGATCGGCCCGCTTCCAAAAGTGGAGGGGTATGTATGA
- a CDS encoding lysophospholipid acyltransferase family protein — MIQAKKSALFERAFATYLMPSIRRSFSRLYARNIRQPKGPALIISNHSSWWDGLLFFFLNRRVWNLDVHIMMHERGLKEFPFFRRLGAFSIDRSNPKDILASLRYAENLLKQGKTVILFPQGDEFHLETRPLEFHTGLVYLLEKCPEIPLVPVHYYYSMRREKHPEVWVDQGDSLTLSDFPEGSRHERTVWLQERETAALDRLKTDVLEENYGEFQEMLKRRRKS; from the coding sequence ATGATCCAAGCCAAAAAGTCAGCGCTCTTTGAACGCGCATTCGCCACATATTTGATGCCATCGATTCGCAGGTCTTTTTCGCGTCTCTACGCCAGAAACATTCGCCAACCTAAAGGGCCGGCATTAATCATTTCTAATCACAGTTCTTGGTGGGACGGGCTATTGTTCTTTTTCCTGAACCGGCGCGTCTGGAATTTGGATGTCCACATTATGATGCACGAGCGAGGGCTAAAAGAATTTCCTTTTTTCCGCCGGCTCGGTGCCTTTTCAATCGACCGCAGTAACCCGAAAGACATTCTCGCTTCACTGCGTTATGCCGAAAATTTGCTAAAGCAAGGCAAAACGGTCATCTTGTTTCCGCAAGGCGATGAATTTCATTTGGAAACGCGCCCTTTGGAATTTCATACAGGGCTTGTTTATTTACTGGAAAAATGTCCAGAAATCCCACTTGTGCCGGTTCATTATTATTACTCGATGAGACGGGAAAAACATCCCGAAGTATGGGTCGACCAAGGCGATAGCTTGACGCTTAGCGATTTTCCGGAAGGTTCGCGGCATGAACGGACGGTTTGGCTTCAAGAGCGCGAAACTGCCGCGCTCGACCGGCTAAAAACAGACGTGCTTGAAGAGAATTACGGAGAGTTCCAGGAGATGCTGAAAAGGAGGCGCAAGTCATGA
- a CDS encoding carotenoid biosynthesis protein: protein MKWENRIFKLFIFWYICGVILLSFDLLPPWLEWANAFFLILAGTLSFFYLWRRFGPAIGGSIGVLIFFSTFIVEWAGADSGFLFGSYDYTDRFAPNVFGVPIAIGFAWLMVMATSHVIARWIVPGGGILYAAVGGIAAVIIDLIIDPVAYKVKGYWLWEDTGIYYEIPWTNFTGWFIVAFVLHLILDAAFKKQGLEVSARQAEKRMALLYVLMIALFVLLGLIGGLWLAAALTSVLTAAIVALAWKRRPQ, encoded by the coding sequence GTGAAATGGGAAAATCGGATTTTCAAGTTATTCATTTTTTGGTATATCTGCGGCGTCATCTTATTGAGCTTTGATTTATTGCCTCCTTGGCTCGAATGGGCCAATGCTTTCTTCCTGATTCTTGCAGGAACGCTGAGCTTCTTTTATTTATGGAGGCGCTTTGGCCCGGCAATTGGCGGGTCGATTGGCGTACTCATTTTCTTTTCGACGTTCATCGTTGAATGGGCAGGTGCTGACAGCGGTTTCTTGTTCGGATCATACGACTATACGGATCGATTTGCACCAAATGTCTTCGGTGTGCCGATAGCGATTGGGTTCGCTTGGCTTATGGTCATGGCGACAAGCCACGTCATCGCGCGCTGGATTGTGCCTGGCGGCGGCATTCTATATGCGGCCGTTGGCGGTATCGCGGCAGTCATCATTGATTTGATCATCGATCCGGTCGCCTATAAAGTGAAAGGCTATTGGCTATGGGAAGACACCGGCATCTATTATGAAATTCCATGGACCAATTTCACCGGGTGGTTTATCGTGGCGTTCGTCCTTCACTTGATACTCGATGCAGCGTTCAAAAAACAAGGACTCGAAGTGTCAGCTCGCCAGGCAGAAAAGCGTATGGCGTTGTTGTATGTGCTGATGATTGCCTTGTTTGTGTTGCTCGGTTTGATTGGCGGTCTATGGCTTGCGGCTGCTTTGACCTCTGTCCTGACAGCAGCAATTGTTGCTTTGGCATGGAAGAGGCGCCCCCAATGA